CTTCTTTTATCCCACTTTCTTCAACACATTTTTCTAAAGTTTCAGTTATATTTACAAAAGCTCTCCTAGTAGGAATATTAAAAAATAGTTCTTTTCTATAACTTTTCAATTTAAATTCCCTCCTCTAAATTTGATAATAATTAATTATATTACATTTTAACAAATTACAAAGCAAATTAAAAAATTATAAATTTTAATATAATAAAACCAAACACAATTATAAAAATTTTAATCAAAATACATTAAATGTGGCATATTGAATTGTAGAAGGCTTTTTTGAGGTGATTTTAATGAGAAGAGTTTTTAATAAAAAAGATATTTTTGTTAGATACTCCGGGAATCCAATTATCACTGTATTTGATATTCCGTATTCTGCAAATGCTGTTTTTAATGCTGGTGCTACAAGATTTAATAATGAAGTTCTTTTGCTTTTACGTGTTGAAGATAGACAAGGAAAATCGCATCTTACTGTTGCAAGAAGTAGTGATGGCAAAACAAATTGGAAGATTGATAAAACCCCATTTATTTATCCACAACCTTCAATAAATGTCTATGAAGAATTTGGCTGTGAAGATCCAAGAGTTACCTATATATCTGAAGATGGGTATTATTATATAACTTATACTGCATATTCAAGGTATGGACCTTCGGTTGCTCTTGCAAGAACAAAAAATTTTAAGAAGGCTGAGAAATTAGGTATAATTTTTCCACCCAATAACAAAGACGCTGTTTTATTCCCAGAGAAGGTTAATGGAAAGTACGTATTACTTCATAGACCAGTAGCTGGTGATATAGAACATATATGGATAGCATATTCTGATGACTTAATAAAATGGGGAGGACATGAAGTAGTTCTTGTTGAAAAAGGTGGCCCATGGTGGGATGGTTTTAAAGTAGGTGCTGGATCAGTTCCTATTAAAACAAATGAGGGATGGCTTGTAATATATCATGGGGTTAAAATGATGGCAAGTGGTCCTATTTATAGACTAGGTGCTGCATTGTTGGATATAGAAAACCCTTCAAAGGTCAGAAAAAGATGCCCAGAATGGCTATTGTCTCCACAAGAGGTTTATGAACGAATTGGCGATGTTAATAATGTAGTATTCACTTGTGGGACTGTTGAAGATGGAAATACTATTTATCTTTATTATGGTGCTGCTGATTCATGTATTGCATTAGCATTTGCAGAAATTAATAAAATCCTTTCAATTTTAATAAAAGGTGATTCAAAGTAAAAAAGCTGTCCTTTAAAGGACAGCTTCTCTTAGTCTATTATTTCGTCAATAGGAGCTCCGGGTGGAACAATTGGAAAGGCTTTTTCATCCATATCTAAAACAAAGTCAATAATGGTTGGTCGTCCTGATTCAATTGCCTTTATTATTGCAGTGTCTACCTCTTCTGGTGTTTTAACTCTTATTCCTAAAGCACCATAGGCTTCAGCAAGTTTTACAAAATCTGGTGGTCTATTCAATGTGGTTTGAGAGAATCTCTTTTCATAAAATAAATCTTGCCATTGTCTTACCATCCCTAAAACACCATTATTCATAAGTGCAATTATAACTGGAATATTATAATGAACTGCTGTTGAAAGCTCACCACTATTCATTCTAAATGAACCGTCTCCTGCAACATCAATTACTATTTTATCTTTTTTTGCTATTTTAGCACCAATAGCTGCTCCAAAACCATAACCCATTGTGCCAAGCCCACCTGATGATATGAATTGTCTAGGCCTTTGGTATTTATAAAATTGTGCAGCCCATATTTGATTTTGTCCAACTTCTGTTGTTATAATAGCATCGTTATTAGTAAGTGCAGAAATTCTTTCAATTATATATTGTGGATGAAGTTTACCATCATTGGGGTAGGATAATGGATACTCTTTTTTCCATTCTCTTATTTTATTAATCCATTCACTGTTTGTTTTTTTATTTAAACTTTCATTTAAAATTTTTAGAATATTTTTTACATCACCAACCAAAGCAATATCAGAACCAACATTTTTATCTATTTCTGCAGGATCTATATCAATATGGATAATTTTTGCTTTAGGAGCAAATTTATCAACTCTACTTATTACTCTATCAGAGAATCTTGCTCCTACTGCAATAAGTAAATCACAATTCAAAACAGCATAGTTCGATGTCCTTGAACCATGCATGCCAACTAAACCTGTATAATTAGGATGCAGCGACGGCATCCCTCCTAACCCCATCAAAGTAGTTGCAATAGGTGCATTTATAGTTTCAACAAATTTCAATAGTTCTTCAGAAGCTTCAGAAGAGATTACTCCCCCTCCTGCACAAATAAATGGCCTTTGAGATTCATTTAT
The sequence above is drawn from the Caldicellulosiruptoraceae bacterium PP1 genome and encodes:
- a CDS encoding glycosidase; this translates as MRRVFNKKDIFVRYSGNPIITVFDIPYSANAVFNAGATRFNNEVLLLLRVEDRQGKSHLTVARSSDGKTNWKIDKTPFIYPQPSINVYEEFGCEDPRVTYISEDGYYYITYTAYSRYGPSVALARTKNFKKAEKLGIIFPPNNKDAVLFPEKVNGKYVLLHRPVAGDIEHIWIAYSDDLIKWGGHEVVLVEKGGPWWDGFKVGAGSVPIKTNEGWLVIYHGVKMMASGPIYRLGAALLDIENPSKVRKRCPEWLLSPQEVYERIGDVNNVVFTCGTVEDGNTIYLYYGAADSCIALAFAEINKILSILIKGDSK
- the ilvB gene encoding biosynthetic-type acetolactate synthase large subunit, translating into MKLTGSEIIIECLKEQGVKEIFGYPGGAALNIYDSLYKHQDEIIHYLTSHEQHASHAADGYARASGKVGVVFTTSGPGATNIVTGLATAYMDSVPVVAITGQVATSLLGKDSFQEVDITGITMPITKHNFIVKDVNNLANTIRKAFDIARSGRPGPVLVDVCKDVTSALVDYDKIEIDTNKKQEIIISSKEDIEEAIEIINESQRPFICAGGGVISSEASEELLKFVETINAPIATTLMGLGGMPSLHPNYTGLVGMHGSRTSNYAVLNCDLLIAVGARFSDRVISRVDKFAPKAKIIHIDIDPAEIDKNVGSDIALVGDVKNILKILNESLNKKTNSEWINKIREWKKEYPLSYPNDGKLHPQYIIERISALTNNDAIITTEVGQNQIWAAQFYKYQRPRQFISSGGLGTMGYGFGAAIGAKIAKKDKIVIDVAGDGSFRMNSGELSTAVHYNIPVIIALMNNGVLGMVRQWQDLFYEKRFSQTTLNRPPDFVKLAEAYGALGIRVKTPEEVDTAIIKAIESGRPTIIDFVLDMDEKAFPIVPPGAPIDEIID